GTACCACATACGTACCTTTCTAAGGTCATGTATCTGAGTCTTCATAGTGTTTGTATTTTCGTGAATTACAAATATATGAAGACTCTTCTTTAACCCTTTTTATGTACATTGCATATTGCCAATTTCTGTACATTCAATCTTGCCGAAAATTGTACATGCGAAGTTACTGATTACAAAGATATCAGAACATAAAACAGGCGATCAAAACTTCAATTAAAAACACGAATTGATCGAATATCTGCAAAAAAGAAGGGGAACTTATTTCAAAATACCAAAAATATGCGTATTTTTGCATCCACTTTTTGGCAATGCCCAGATGGCGGAATTGGTAGACGCGCTGGTCTCAAACACCAGTGGATTCACTTCCATGCCGGTTCGATCCCGGCTCTGGGTACGATTTTAAAACGCTAAATATTTAATAATAAAATATTTAGCGTTTTTGTTTCACCTCCCGTGTCCGCAATTTGTCCGCATTTTTTGGGAAGTTGGAAAAAATTATAGTCTTTTAGCAATATTTTATACTGCCTAAATACCAGAATTGGCTTAGTAAATCATTATTACTTTCTATCTATACGTCAAAACAAGCATCTTTGTTCCCGTCAAGTAAAAAGGAAACGACCTGCTGGGAAGCAACCCACCAGCGATAACCTGACTGACTGAAATATCAAGGGCTAAAATCCCTATCAATATACCATGCTATTCTAGGGAATTATTCCTTAGAAAAATCATCTTATTGAATCTAACAAAACCGCCTTACAATCAGAGCAAGTCCATACTTTCACCTTAATCAGCTGAATACTCAATATCAATTTGAGTTATTTCATCTATTGCATCAAACAAATCTATAAAATACATAAATACCTTCCTATCATGTACCCCTCTAACCAGTTTTGAGAATCCAGCCTTCTTTGATTCTTTAATCTTATATACATCTGGGATATCTGTTTTTTCGACTACACCGCTGTCTATAAGGAACTGATGCCCAAAATAATGTTCAACCTCAAAAAAATTGAAAGATTGATCCTTCTTCAAGTAAACATCCATTTCTCCCGGCACTGGTAAAAGTAGGGCATAAATATTACTATCTCTATGTTTTCGAACTGTATCCTTCTTATTTTTAATAAAAACTGATTCTTTTAAGCCTCTAAATTCTTGTAACCCTTTTGAATCATGGTCAAAAATCCCAATTACTATATCATCTTCTTCTATTAGTGGCTTACAATTTGATATAGACTTTGCAACTTCTGAAGCTCCTCCTCCGGATACATTACCACTCGATTTAATACTCCAATACGGGCTACTACCATTTGTCAAAACATAGTATGCGTGTTCGATAATTTCAGCATCGGTTTTTCCCTCAACTACTAGCTGTACCTTTTTGTCTGACAATACAGTATCAAGTTTAGTAAACCGAACTCTACTGGCAGGTAATTTTATTAATTCTTTTACGGGCTCTGATATTTTTGGGAAATAATTTTCTCGAATTTCTTTTTTTAGTTTATCATACTTCTCTCCCCCTAGCGTTGAGAAAGAAAAATCAAGAATTGAGTATAAGGTTGGTTCTTTCATTATTGAATCATCATCAATAATTGTTTCCAAAGCCTTACTGTAAGATATTCTTCTTGAGTCTAATATTAAGGCAATGGTTACTGATTTTAATGCAAAAATAACCTTTTTGGTTTTCTTATATTCTTCATACAAACGACAGAAAGCCATTTTTAGGGGTTCTTTAACTGTAATCGAATTAAAGTTCTCATAAAAATATAAGAGATTCATTATTTGAAGAATGGGAATAGAATAATTTTTGAAAAGAACCATATCGTCCGCAGCTAGTTTAATTAGGACTTCTGTAGACTTGGTATTTAAATCAATAGCCTCATGTATAGCCTCTTCTCTTAGCTTATTGTCAGTTTGATATAGAGCTTGTAATAAATACCCAGAACCCAATACACCAGAAATATACTGGTTTAACTGATTCGCATTTCTAAGTTTCTTTATAATCTTCTCCAAGAAAACGGGCATATCCTTAGACTTACCTGCGTAGAATATCCCAGAATTCTGCCATTTAAAATCAAAGAAATTTTCAACTAATAAATCCTCTTTATCACGTCTATGTTTAAAGATTTCAACAGCAGCATAATATTCCATATAAGAATCATGACTAAACTGAACCCATTTATTATCCTTTACAATCAATACGCCAGTATTATCTATCAAATATTCCAAAACTTCCTCTAATGAGCCTTTTCTAATAGGTAGTGTTTTCCCATTGAAGTATTTATTAAAGTAATGAAAAAACTCATCTTTAGTCAATGGCGTATGTTTATCATTCTCCAACAAGTATAGTGCATATAAAGACAGAATCCTTTCTTTAAATGATATATCGACAAACTCAATTCTACTAGACACGGTCAATCGCCCTATTATTAATGAATTGAAATTATCATAAATATCAGCAATTGTTGCAGGTATTTCTAAATTATTTTCCTCATATAGAATTGAAATCAGCGATAGTGTTAAGGGTGTAATCGGGAGCCTTTCAATTATTCTATTTTCCTTCAGAGCCTCCAACAGAGATTCTGTTTTAGCGTTTTCACCCAAGAAAAACTTTGAAATAAATTTCTTTACTTGCTCTGTATTAAATTTTTCTATATGATACGAATCAAATAAGCTATCTGATAACGATTCCATTTTATCGGAATTTCTCGAAGATATGACATACCTAAAATTATATCTTTCTGAGAGGTTCTTCAATTCTATCAATATTCCTTTTTGTTCATCCTCACTAAACTCATCAATGCTGTCAATCAACAAGCGGACATGATAACTACGAGAAATATCCAATAAGCTTTCAAGAGCAAAAAAGGTTGACAGTTTTTTTATGACCAATTTTTCTATCTCACAGTTGGTTTCATAAATTTCTATCGTTGATATATATATCGGTATATTTCGAATAGTAGTATTCTCATCAAGATTCAAGGAAATGAGTTGTTCTCCGATTTTTTTAAGAAAAGTAGATTTCCCTGCACCTGCATCACCCGAGAGAATTGTTGGCTTAGTAGATTTAATAATATCATCTATTGTTACTCTTTTTCGAACAGGCGTTTGGGTTGTTTTATCTTCATAGAAATGTATGATTCTAGGTTCAATATAGATATCTAATAACTTTTGGTATTTATCATTGAATATTTTCAGTTTCTTCAGTTCTGTATCCTTTGATAGACTGTCACAAAAATGTTTTTCATATTCAATCAAATTCAAATCTTTGTGCTTCCAAAAGTCATTGTAATTTTCATTTATAAGGTCGATTAACCGGTCACGCCCGATGAAATTCAGTTTAAAATGAGTAATTTTCTGAGAAATTGTCTTTTCAAACCCACTTGATATATTTTTTTCAGAAACAAGATATACAACATTGGCCATATGAGTATCTTGATACTTTACGATAGTATCATAAATGCTGCCTATATCAACATTTCCACTAAGACGCTGTTCTAAAAGTATGAATAAAAACTTCTCTGAACTAAGAGGACTTTTATTAATAGCAACTATTGCATTACTATCCACCACCACCTCATTGTATCCCAGATATTTGATTAAATTAACCATTAAGCCTTTCAAGTCGGCTATACTCAATTCCTCAATTTTTTTTATTTTACTTTTTCCTATCATAACCTATAGTATTAATAATTCTGGTCTTTATTGTTGGCTGTTTTTATTTGTACCCTACTAATTTTAGGTCTATCCCCTTTACAATTATTACCTCTACTCACCTGTTAGGCAACATTTCTTGAAATTCCGTTAGCGTCTTACAATAATCAGCTTCTTCTATTTCTTCAAGATTCATAAGTTGATATAACTTAATCCCCATATCTGACAATGCACAGTTACCGATTGTACCACCAAGGGTGACAGGTCCCCGACGTTGAAAAACGGACAGTTGGAGTTACTAACTTTGCTGGGACAAAAAGTTAAGCATAAAAAACTTACATTTGTCAAAGTATGAGAAAACAAAGAACACATTATGACAAGGCATTTAAAGATAATGCCGTCAAATTAAGTTTCGAGCGGAAGAATGTTTCCGAACTCGCACACGAATTGGGCATATCACCTGCACTATTGTATCGCTGGTGCAAAGAGTACCGGGAACGTGGGGAAAGCAGTTTCCCGGGCAACGGAGTCCGTTCTCGTGAAAGAGAAGCCGGAAGGGTTGCAGAACTGGAAAAACGCCTTAAAGAGGCTGAAACAGAGCGTGACATATTAAAAAAAGCCTTAGGCATCATCTCCACGAGCGATCGTTGATTTATCAATTTATAAAGGATTACAACTCGAGGGAGTGGACGATTGGGATGATGTGCAGAGTATTGAGTGTATCTCGCAGCAGTTATTACCGTTGGATTAAGAACCCTATAAATAAACGAGAACAAAAGCATATGGAACTTAGCCGAGAGATTAAAGATGCATACTTCGATGCCAAGGGGCGCAACGGCAGTCCCAGGTTGGCTAAAGATTTGCAAGCATCCGGAGTCAATGTTTCCAGAACAACTGTTGCCCGTCATATGAGAAATATGGGATTGCGCAGCAAGCTTTCTAAGAAGTTTAGGGTAACCACTGATGCATCCCACAATTACAATGTAGCGCCTAATTTGCTTAACCGTGAGTTCAATCAAAAAGAACCAATGAGGGCTTGTGTGTCCGACATTACTTACATCTGCTGTAAGGATGGATTCCTTTACCTTACGTGCGTGATTGATCTTTTTGATCGAAAACTCATTGGGTGGTCTATCAGCGATAATTTGACTGCTTCCGGCACTGTCATACCGGCTATCAGGATGGCCAACCGAAACAGACCGTTTAAAGAAGGGATGATCTTTCACTCTGACAGGGGCATTCAATATGCCTGCAAACAGACCGTTAATTTGTTGCAGTACCATAGGGTAGAGCAAAGCATGAGCGGGAAAGGCAACTGTTGGGATAATGCGGTGGCTGAAAGTTTCTTTAAATCTTTCAAAACCGAGTTGATTTATGGTACCAAGCTTAAAACAAAAGAGCAGATGTGCTTGGATGTATTTGAATATATTGAATCCTGGTATAATCATAAAAGAAGATTCTCAGCATTGGGTAATTTGACTATTGATGAATTTTGGAAACAGTACAATATTAAAAAACAATTAATTAAAAATGTTGCTTAACTTATTGTCTCAAATAAGTTGGCAATTCCAATTCTCCTCTTGCATATAATTCGATGCAACTATCGAGACGATATAATTCATCATCCGTAACATAAGGAGCCATCGCTAAATGCGAATATTCAATGAATAGGTTGATTTTCTCATTTTGCTTTTCGATATGGCGTTTTTCGGCATCTTTCCTTATATCTTCTATGGATGGTTTTTGTATTCTTTTTTCTTCATTGAGAACATTATCATCTGTGATGATTATTGCAGTTCTCTTTTTATTCGGCAGTTTTTTCATAATCCACGGGACAATAACATGAGACAATGTTGCCAGAATAATCAGATACGCGATAACGCACACGCCAAGGATAATCACAAAGGTCAAATTTGCCGTACCTGTATCAATTTCTTTTTCAAGGACAATCAATCTGCCTACCATCGCTATTGTCAAACCGACAATAGAAACTATCAGTAGTAGAATGATATGGCTATTGATTTTACGATAATCCATGTTGATGTCGTTTTCCTAATTAAGCAAGATCATACCAAAAAGACATGATAATTACTTTATTTTCCAGTAACCACCTCTATCTCCGCCAATTCGTTCTATAATGCCTTTATTTTTAAGCGAATCAATATCCCGAGCAACTGTAGCTGTACTTATTCCTAAATTTTGAGCTATTGTTTTCCGTGATACAGAATTATCTTTCTTTATTAATAAAAGAATTTTAGTTTCTCGGGAGGTTAAGTTTTCTGTATCATTTTCTGTATCACGACCTGTATCATCTGTATCATTTTCTGTATCAGAGCCGATCTTTTCTGCTTCATTTATTGCTTCACCCATACTCTTTTCTGCTTCATTGTCTTCTCCGACATTTCTCCGACGCTTCTCCGACACATCTCCGACACGTTCATGCCTATTATCTGTAGCACTTTCTATACCATCTGCACCATTTTCTGCACCACTTTTTGCTTTATCTGCACCACTTACTTCTCCTTCCGGTTTAGGGTCGGCACTCATCACCGTTACCTTGAATGTGGTAATATCTTTAAAATCAAATAGAGCCAAGCCGTTTTTGTTTGCTTCAAGCTGTTCCTGTACCATACTTATTCCCCGGTTGAAACGGTTTACATACCCGAGCACTTTCATCGCTTCAGCAATAACAGGATTACGGTAATCATTTACATGTGGAAAATTTTCCGGTTGTACTTTACCATAAAGTCCACCGGGGTTATCCATCACAATCCGGTCGGAATATTCATAAAACCGAGCCGGAGCATTCGTCTCATATGTACGGTGCATGATGAGATTCATAGCCAGCTCTCTTATTGCTTCATACGGGTAGTTGATTTTCATTTCTTCCCGTAAAACCGTAACAAATACCGGTCGTTGCTTCTGAATGGTATATTTGATGAAGTAATCTATTTCTTTCAACATTGTGATAAGGTTCCCTGTAAATTGCCTTTCGTTCAGCACTTTGGATGTTATGCTTTTTCCGGCAAATTCAACATACTGTATATACGCACCAAAAAGAATATGCGAAGGATCTTTTCCTATAAGTAAGATGCCGGCAACTGTCGGGCAGTCTTGCGCCGGATCAAACAATTTTAAGGATGCCAATTGTTCCTTAATCTGCCGTTTATCTCCTTTTAAAATGTTGGCATTTACCATTTTTGGGAGATATTCAGATTTGAATAGATCCAGATCCAAATCATCAATGGTGGTATGCAAACATGGAGAGGTATCGAATGTTTGTGATTTTACTTCGCTTTTCTCACGAAGAATTCTTAATTCTTCGTCATTTGCTTCCCCTCGTCTCGGCCCGATACGGATATACACCGTTCCTTTATATTTCACGGGAGTATTCTTGCTCGGTTTTACTTCGACAACGGCGATATCGCCATCAGGAAATGAAAACTTTTCGACCATCAATGCCGGTTGAGGCGTTATATTTCCATCAGAACGTAATCCTGCCAAATTCCTCAGTAACTCATCCGTCACCTTTAACCCACTCAACGAACCATCATCATAAGCCCCGATAAAGAGATAACCCGGAAGTTTTTTATTAGGTAGATCATTTGCAAAGGCACAAACAGCCCTTGCAAATTTATCGGTATCCTTTGTCGATATTGTTCTTTCTACACGTTCGTTTTCAATATCTTTTAACAGGTCTCTTATTTCATCTTTTGTAATCATGTTACGTTCTGAAGTTTAAAACAAATATAGTGAAAGCCGAGAGGAAAGGCAAGCTCGCTTGAACTTGCCCGAGGCGTATCCTATATTCTACAAATGTACTGATTTATTCCAACATCCCGATTAATTCTTTTTTCATATCGTCATCAATCGTCCGGTATCGTGCAAAAACTTTACTACCCTCTTTATGGCCACTTAAAGCTCCGACCAGATTCGGGTCTTTGACTTTTTTATAGATATTCCCAATGAAACTACGTCTCGCCATGTGAGAGGAAGCCACCTCGTATAAAGGTTTTTGAATTTCCTCACGGGTTTGTTGGTCAAGAACCGTAACCATCCGTCCAAGTCCGGCTCTTTTAAAGGCCTCTTTTATCTTTCGATTATAGTCCTGCTCTGTATTGAATGGAAAAAGACTTCCTCTTTCATAATCCTGATACTTGGTTATTAGTCGTTTGGCTGTATCATTTAACGGTACACGAACTGTTATCGCCCTGTCTTCTTTTGTTTTTCTCGGTATATATTCGATAGCATCACCAATAATGCTCCTATAGGTCATTTTGTATAAATCACTCACGCGACAGCCTATTAGACATTGAAAAACAAAAATATCCCGTTGCGTTTCCAATTCTTTATTATCGGACAAATCAGTTTCTAAAAGCCTGTTCCGTTCACTATTAGTAATATATATGGGTGTCCCGTAAACGATTTCTCCTATAGTAAAATGTTTGAACGGATTATTTATGGTATACCCGTTATCGTTCGCCCAAATAATGAAACTGCGGAAGCGGAGCATCATGTCTGCAACAGAATTTTGTCCACGAGGCTTAGGCATACCTTTGGGAATCTCATTACCATTCTCATCCAGCCGAGGTGGACGTTTCCTTTTTGGTGTTTTAACCGCTACTTTAGTCGAATATGGAATCTCTTCGTAAATATCAGGGTATTTCAGGAACGCATCTTTTTCGTTACCAAGAAAGTCCTCAATCTGGTGTAACATATCTACTGATAAGTTGGCGAATGACATCTTAAATCCTCTATGTCCTTCTTTTTTCTTGAATAACTCAAAACGGCGTAAACTCCGCATTATTACTTTGAAATTCTTTTGGCGTGCTACGGATAATTTGTGAGTGGAAAGATATTTTCCCATCACATCAAAGAAGGATTCTTCAGTTGGGGCAACAGATTTGCGAGTAGGCTTATGAAACTTCTTTATTTGTTTTTCAATGAAAGGTCTGTCTATTGTACTCTTGTCCTCGCTTGTGTTTATTATATTTTCGAGATAATCGGTCAGAGCTTTGAGTTTAGAGCGTTTTTCAAGTAATAGCTCTCTTTCTTCTCCCTGTATTAAAGGAATATTGATGTCATTTTTCTTTCCCCAACGCTTGCGGTCAACCCAAATGCCGGAAGCTGCCCGAATACGAATATCCCGAGACACGTATAGTCGCAAGTTTATTTCCGATTCTCCTGCACTATTAACCGCTTTACCTAAATAATAATTCGTCTGAGCCATAGCAAAAAACATTTCTTCAAAGGTAAGATTATTCCTCGAAAAAACAGGATATCCGTGTCCGCAATTTGTCCGCATTTTTGTAAAAGTACTCAAATAGCATCCAAACACAATCAATCAGATTAAATCGTTAATCACTAAATATCAAATG
This window of the Proteiniphilum saccharofermentans genome carries:
- a CDS encoding NACHT domain-containing protein, translating into MIGKSKIKKIEELSIADLKGLMVNLIKYLGYNEVVVDSNAIVAINKSPLSSEKFLFILLEQRLSGNVDIGSIYDTIVKYQDTHMANVVYLVSEKNISSGFEKTISQKITHFKLNFIGRDRLIDLINENYNDFWKHKDLNLIEYEKHFCDSLSKDTELKKLKIFNDKYQKLLDIYIEPRIIHFYEDKTTQTPVRKRVTIDDIIKSTKPTILSGDAGAGKSTFLKKIGEQLISLNLDENTTIRNIPIYISTIEIYETNCEIEKLVIKKLSTFFALESLLDISRSYHVRLLIDSIDEFSEDEQKGILIELKNLSERYNFRYVISSRNSDKMESLSDSLFDSYHIEKFNTEQVKKFISKFFLGENAKTESLLEALKENRIIERLPITPLTLSLISILYEENNLEIPATIADIYDNFNSLIIGRLTVSSRIEFVDISFKERILSLYALYLLENDKHTPLTKDEFFHYFNKYFNGKTLPIRKGSLEEVLEYLIDNTGVLIVKDNKWVQFSHDSYMEYYAAVEIFKHRRDKEDLLVENFFDFKWQNSGIFYAGKSKDMPVFLEKIIKKLRNANQLNQYISGVLGSGYLLQALYQTDNKLREEAIHEAIDLNTKSTEVLIKLAADDMVLFKNYSIPILQIMNLLYFYENFNSITVKEPLKMAFCRLYEEYKKTKKVIFALKSVTIALILDSRRISYSKALETIIDDDSIMKEPTLYSILDFSFSTLGGEKYDKLKKEIRENYFPKISEPVKELIKLPASRVRFTKLDTVLSDKKVQLVVEGKTDAEIIEHAYYVLTNGSSPYWSIKSSGNVSGGGASEVAKSISNCKPLIEEDDIVIGIFDHDSKGLQEFRGLKESVFIKNKKDTVRKHRDSNIYALLLPVPGEMDVYLKKDQSFNFFEVEHYFGHQFLIDSGVVEKTDIPDVYKIKESKKAGFSKLVRGVHDRKVFMYFIDLFDAIDEITQIDIEYSAD
- a CDS encoding transposase, producing MRKQRTHYDKAFKDNAVKLSFERKNVSELAHELGISPALLYRWCKEYRERGESSFPGNGVRSREREAGRVAELEKRLKEAETERDILKKALGIISTSDR
- a CDS encoding IS3 family transposase — translated: MIYQFIKDYNSREWTIGMMCRVLSVSRSSYYRWIKNPINKREQKHMELSREIKDAYFDAKGRNGSPRLAKDLQASGVNVSRTTVARHMRNMGLRSKLSKKFRVTTDASHNYNVAPNLLNREFNQKEPMRACVSDITYICCKDGFLYLTCVIDLFDRKLIGWSISDNLTASGTVIPAIRMANRNRPFKEGMIFHSDRGIQYACKQTVNLLQYHRVEQSMSGKGNCWDNAVAESFFKSFKTELIYGTKLKTKEQMCLDVFEYIESWYNHKRRFSALGNLTIDEFWKQYNIKKQLIKNVA
- a CDS encoding RNA-binding domain-containing protein; translation: MITKDEIRDLLKDIENERVERTISTKDTDKFARAVCAFANDLPNKKLPGYLFIGAYDDGSLSGLKVTDELLRNLAGLRSDGNITPQPALMVEKFSFPDGDIAVVEVKPSKNTPVKYKGTVYIRIGPRRGEANDEELRILREKSEVKSQTFDTSPCLHTTIDDLDLDLFKSEYLPKMVNANILKGDKRQIKEQLASLKLFDPAQDCPTVAGILLIGKDPSHILFGAYIQYVEFAGKSITSKVLNERQFTGNLITMLKEIDYFIKYTIQKQRPVFVTVLREEMKINYPYEAIRELAMNLIMHRTYETNAPARFYEYSDRIVMDNPGGLYGKVQPENFPHVNDYRNPVIAEAMKVLGYVNRFNRGISMVQEQLEANKNGLALFDFKDITTFKVTVMSADPKPEGEVSGADKAKSGAENGADGIESATDNRHERVGDVSEKRRRNVGEDNEAEKSMGEAINEAEKIGSDTENDTDDTGRDTENDTENLTSRETKILLLIKKDNSVSRKTIAQNLGISTATVARDIDSLKNKGIIERIGGDRGGYWKIK
- a CDS encoding site-specific integrase — protein: MAQTNYYLGKAVNSAGESEINLRLYVSRDIRIRAASGIWVDRKRWGKKNDINIPLIQGEERELLLEKRSKLKALTDYLENIINTSEDKSTIDRPFIEKQIKKFHKPTRKSVAPTEESFFDVMGKYLSTHKLSVARQKNFKVIMRSLRRFELFKKKEGHRGFKMSFANLSVDMLHQIEDFLGNEKDAFLKYPDIYEEIPYSTKVAVKTPKRKRPPRLDENGNEIPKGMPKPRGQNSVADMMLRFRSFIIWANDNGYTINNPFKHFTIGEIVYGTPIYITNSERNRLLETDLSDNKELETQRDIFVFQCLIGCRVSDLYKMTYRSIIGDAIEYIPRKTKEDRAITVRVPLNDTAKRLITKYQDYERGSLFPFNTEQDYNRKIKEAFKRAGLGRMVTVLDQQTREEIQKPLYEVASSHMARRSFIGNIYKKVKDPNLVGALSGHKEGSKVFARYRTIDDDMKKELIGMLE